Part of the Sphingorhabdus pulchriflava genome is shown below.
CTACAACGCACGAGTCTGTTTACCCGCTCCAACTTTACCAACATTTCTGCCGACCTCAGCCGCTTTTGCGGCCGTTACCATTTGCGACAATTTCATGTGCGCTTCGGATAGTTCTGCGACCTTTGCCGCCTAAACAGCAGGTAACCGGCCATAGCGGCTCTATGGACAGACACGAAGGTCAAGTGACATGAAAAAGAAACTCCTCATCGGCGGCGGCGCGGTTGCGACTGCTGTAATCGCCGCAGCTGTTGCCTTTGCAGCCCCCGGCCAGATGAGCAAAGCCGACGCCAATGGTGATGGTTCGCTCAGCAAGGCGGAAGTGACGGCAATGGCCAATACCCATTTCACCAAGATGGATGTCAATGCCGACGGCCAGATCAATGCTGCTGACCGTGAAGCCAAGCATAAGGCCAAGTTTGGCGAAATGGACACAGACAAAAATGGCAGCATTAGCGAAGCTGAATTCACCGCCGCCCATGCGGCACGCATGGCAGAACGTGGTGAACGTGGCGAAGGCAAAATGCGCGGCCATTACGAAGGGCGAGGCCATCATGGCATGGGCAAAGGCCATCATGGCGGCGGCATGAAGATGCTCAAAATGGCCGATGCCAATGGCGACAAGGCCATCACCAAAGCTGAAATGATCGCTGCCGTCGATGCCCATTTCGCTAAGGCAGACACCAACAAGGACGGGCAGATTTCGAATGCCGAACATGATGCCATGCGCAGCGCGATGCGCGAACGTATGAAGGCTGCTACCTCAAACTAAGCCTTCTTCCCCTCTAACGGGGCGGCTTCACCCCTATGACGCCGCCCCGCTTCCCCTTTGCAGATTGGCGCGATAGTAACAGCCGATGCCCAAGACCCGCCCCCATATCCTGTTGGTCGACGACGAACTGTCGATCCGCGATCCTTTGGCGCGCTATCTGGAGAAACAGGGCTATCGTGTGACCGAGGCGGGCAATGCGGCGAGTGCGCGCGAGGCGCTCAAGGGCTACGATATTGACGTTGTCCTGCTCGACATCATGATGCCGGGCGAAGACGGGTTGAGCCTGACGCGGTTTATCGCTGAAAATGGCGGTCCGCCGGTCATTTTGCTGACTGCGCGTTCCGAAGAAGCCGACCGGATTGTCGGTCTCGAAATTGGGGCCGATGATTATGTCGTCAAACCTTTTTCTCCGCGTGAACTGGTTGCGCGGATAAAGGTCGCTCTCCGTCGCACCGGCGGCACGCAAGCCGCAAACGGCAATGGAGGTACGATCTGGGCTTTTGATGGCTGGCAGTTGAAGACCGCCGAGCAACAATTGTTCGATCCACATGGCGCGCTCGTGCCGCTCTCCTCTGGCGAGTATCGCTTGCTCGAGGCGCTGGTGGAGCGGGCAGGGCAAGTACTCAACCGAGACCAGTTGCTCGACCTGACCAAAGGCCGGATTGCGGGGCCGTTCGATCGTGCGATCGACAATCAGGTCAGCCGCCTGCGCCGCAAGTTGGAGCCTGACAGCAAGGATCCCAAATATATCAAAACAATCTGGGGCGGTGGATATCGCTTCTCGGTCGAAGTCCAGCGGAGTTGACGATGTTTGGGGGGCTTCGCTTTTTTCCGCGCAGTATGACCGGCAGGATCATGCTGGTAACCGCTTTTGGCTTGTTGCTAGTGCAGGGGATTAACACTGCAATGCGATACCAGATGCTCAAGGGTCGCGCTGTGGTGGAGGCATCATCGCTTATGGTCGCGGTCGCATCCAACAGGCTTGATTTTGGTTCGGTTGAGCCGGTTAACCGATTGGGAGGCCGTCCGTCCGTCAGGACCATTCGAGCGACGGGGCCACTGAATACGCCGGGATTTCACAGCACAGAGGAATTGGCGGAGCGTCTCGCCATGCATTTGCAATCTGTCTATCCAGAAATCCAATCAGTGCGCTTGTCTGTGGGACCGGCCGCTGCGCTTCCTGATGCACTTAAACCCAGGCCTCATACTTATCGTAGTGCTCCTGCACATGAATGGCGCGCAAACTCCAGTCGAGGAGAGGTGGCGCTGCTCAGCGTGAAGCTGGCCGACGGTAGCTGGCTCCACTCGGCCGCGCGGGTACGGACGCGCAACATTCTCCCGCCGATAGCACTGCTAATTGAGACGGTACTCATCTACCTCGGCGTGATGATCCCGCTTTTGCTCGTGATCCGGCAAATCTCCAAACCGCTGCGCCAACTCAACCTGCGTCTTGAACACGCCGGTCTGGCCAGCGGCGCGCCGCCTCTGAACCCGCAAGGGCCGGACGACATCCGCAGTCTGATAGACAGTTTCAACGCCGCCGAGCAGCGCGTGAATGCGATGCTGACCGAGAAGGACGTGATGCTGGGTGCCATTGGCCATGATCTGAAAACGCCGCTGGCCTCGCTGCGCGTGCGCATCGAGTCTGTCGAGGATGACGATGAACGAACGAAAATGGCGGCGACCGTTGACGAGATGGTCCACATCCTCGACGATATATTGATCCTCGCCCGCCTCGGCAAATCGGCAGAGGAACTGGTGCTCACCGATGTCAGCGCACTCGTTGAAATGGTGGCTGACGAACTGGACGGTGAGGGCCGCCTGATGGTGGTCGAGAGCGTGGAAAAATGCCGTGCCGCAGTCCGCCCTGTCCTGTTGCGCAGAGCGCTGCGCAATTTGATGGGCAACGCGCTGCAATATGGCGGTAAGGCGCAGATTGTGACCATGTGCGATGGAAACCAGCTGTCGATTACGATAGATGACCAAGGACCGGGGCTTGCACCGGAACAACTGACCGACCTGTTTGAACCCTTTGCGCGCGCTGAAAGTTCGCGCAACCGGGCATCGGGTGGCTCGGGCCTTGGGTTGACTATCGCGCGCGCGATTGCACGGGCGCATGGCGGCGATGTGGCTCTGGAAAATCGCAGTGAAGGTGGCTTGCGCGCGATTTTAAGGATTAGCCAGAAACTGGGCTGACAGCGAAGGTCAGATGCCGCTGGGCTGTTTCTTCCAGCTGCCGCTAGCCTGATACTCGTTCTTCACATCGCCATTGGTCGGCAGTTTGCCTCCGGCATAAGCATCATCGCCGCCCTTGGCGCGGGCGTCTGCCGAATAGTCGGGGACCGCATAGCTCTGTGCGCGGGAAGGGCGATTGGGGGTAATGTCGGCATAGGAAGCCGCGCCAGTTGAGCTGCCTGCCAGACCGGCCTTGGCTGCGGCGATAGCTTCAGCTTCGGCCTTCATCCGCGCCGCTGCAAATTCGCGTTCATATTGTTTCTGCAACTGAATCGGGTCGAGGAGAGGAACGGTTTCTGCATTCCATGCGCGTGGCTTCGGTCCGGGGAAGGGCTCACGGCCAGCGTGGCTGCGGAAGAATGCAGACGGGCGTCCAGCACTGCCTTTCCAGCTATAGAAGCGGTGCGCACCGATGGTCCCAATGAAGTTCAGGCTGGGGGCCCAATAAGGATAAACATAGGTCGCGTGATAGTGCGTTGCCATGCCGACGGGCGCATAAACCGATCCCGACAAGGCATCCATGGCCACGCGCTGCGCACGCAACCATGACGGGCGGGCAGGGGTGCGGGCCATTGAACCGTCGCAGCTATAGCTGAACTGGCAACCGGTGGCGCGTTCCGATCCCTGATAAATGACACCGCAAATGCTGTTCGGATAGGTCGGGTGACGCATGCGGTTGATGATGACCTGCGCGACCGCGCGTTGACCTGCATCTGGTTCGTTCGCTGCTTCATAATAGATGGCGTCGGTCAGGCATTTCAGTGCCCGGCCATAGTCGACGGTTCCTGCCTTCATCACAAAGGGTGCCGCTGCTGCATTGGTTTCGAATGCAGAAAGATCAGCTTTGCTAACCAGCGTCGAGGGGTCAGTTACGATGCCGGAGGTCACCGCCAAATTGGCCAGCTTCAGCTCGGGCGCTGCCGGTGCGTTCACATCCGGGTCGAGAAAATAGAAGGCAGAGCCCGAAAAATTCTCCGATGGCCGCTCGGCGGCGTCTGCAAGCAGGTCTTTGGTCGACGGTTGGCTAGGAACGCTCCACGCCCATTGAGCAGAGCTGGGAAGCAAGGCCAGAAGCAGAAACGCGACAGCCAACAGCAGGATCTCACGCCAGCCAATCAAGCGCCGTTTGCGCTTTGGCAGCGCCTTCCGCTCAAGCGGCGCGCTTTCGGTATGAAATGGCTGATGCAGCATGACTGTGACGAAAGTTATATCCCTGTTCGAGTCGCCTATAACGGCATTTGGTGACGTTCTGGTGAACTATTTTGGCGATGTTCCAACGCGGGACGCGCGCAAACCCTTGAATTAACAGCGGCAAGAAAATAGCGACTTGTAAATAATTGTGCAGCGCAGCAACAAACTTGCGTTTGCGCCGCAAAAAGGCGCTTTTGCTTGCACCCTGTGCGACTAGGCGACTAGAAGGCCGCCCGCACCAATTTAGTGGAGTTAAGGATAATGGCGGCGAACTGGGCCCCCGAAAGCTGGAGGAACCATGATGGCAGGCAGATGCCGGTCTATCGGGATCAGGCTGCATTGCAGTCGACCGAGGAAACGCTGCGCAACTTTCCGCCGCTGGTGTTTGCGGGCGAAGCGCGTAGCCTGACGGCTGATCTGGCTGACGTTGCCGACGGCAAGGCATTCCTGCTGCAGGGCGGCGATTGCGCCGAAAGCTTTGCAGAATTTCATCCGAACAATATCCGCGATACTTTCCGCGTATTGCTGCAAATGGCCGTCGTGTTGACCTTTGCCAGCAAACTGCCCGTGGTGAAAGTCGGTCGTATGGCGGGGCAGTTCGCCAAGCCGCGGTCAGCCGATACCGAAACCATCGGTGGCGTTGAACTGCCGAGTTATCGCGGTGACATCATCAACGATATCGCCTTTGAAGAAGCCGCGCGTGAACCCGATCCGGCCCGCATGATCCGCGCCTATAGCCAGGCCGCGTCGACGCTGAACCTGCTCCGTGCGTTCAGCCATGGCGGCTATGCCAATCTTCAACAGGTCCATGCCTGGACCCATGATTTTATGGGACGTTCGCCCTGGGCGAAAAAGTTCAAGGATGTCGCTGACCGCATTGGCGAAGCGCTGGCGTTCATGGAAGCCTGCGGCATCACGCCAGAGACAGTCCCGCAGATCAAGGGCACCAGTTTCTATACCAGCCATGAGGCGCTGTTGCTGCCCTATGAGCAGGCGATGACGCGGCAGGATTCGCTGACCGGCCAATGGTATGACACATCTGCACATATGTTGTGGATCGGCGATCGCACGCGTTTCGAAGGATCGGCGCATGTCGAATTTCTGCGCGGTATCGGCAACCCGATCGGCATGAAATGTGGGCCGAGCCTTGAGCCAGATGCATTGCTGCGGATGCTCGATACGCTCAATCCGGGTCGCGTTCCGGGCCGGATGACATTGATTACCCGTTACGGGCACGACAAGATCGAAGCGGGCCTGCCCAAACTTGTGCGTGCAGTGAAACGCGAAGGGCATCCTGTGATCTGGTCGTGCGACCCGATGCACGGCAATGTCATCAAGGCAGCGAGCGGATATAAGACCCGCCCGTTCGAGCGGATATTGGCCGAAGTGCGCGGTTTCTTTGCCGTGCACCGTGCTGAAGGGACATTCGCTGGCGGCATCCATGCCGAAATGACCGGACAGAATGTCACCGAGTGCACGGGCGGGGCAATTGCCATCACCGATGAGGCACTGGCTGATCGTTACCACACCCATTGCGACCCGCGTCTCAATGCAGCGCAATCGCTCGAACTCGCTTTCCTGCTTGCTGAAATGCTCAATCAGGAAATGGCGGATCGGGCCAAACAGGCGGCGTGATGAGCGAGCGGCGCATCATCGTGCAGCGCGAT
Proteins encoded:
- a CDS encoding EF-hand domain-containing protein; this translates as MKKKLLIGGGAVATAVIAAAVAFAAPGQMSKADANGDGSLSKAEVTAMANTHFTKMDVNADGQINAADREAKHKAKFGEMDTDKNGSISEAEFTAAHAARMAERGERGEGKMRGHYEGRGHHGMGKGHHGGGMKMLKMADANGDKAITKAEMIAAVDAHFAKADTNKDGQISNAEHDAMRSAMRERMKAATSN
- a CDS encoding response regulator: MPKTRPHILLVDDELSIRDPLARYLEKQGYRVTEAGNAASAREALKGYDIDVVLLDIMMPGEDGLSLTRFIAENGGPPVILLTARSEEADRIVGLEIGADDYVVKPFSPRELVARIKVALRRTGGTQAANGNGGTIWAFDGWQLKTAEQQLFDPHGALVPLSSGEYRLLEALVERAGQVLNRDQLLDLTKGRIAGPFDRAIDNQVSRLRRKLEPDSKDPKYIKTIWGGGYRFSVEVQRS
- a CDS encoding sensor histidine kinase; its protein translation is MTGRIMLVTAFGLLLVQGINTAMRYQMLKGRAVVEASSLMVAVASNRLDFGSVEPVNRLGGRPSVRTIRATGPLNTPGFHSTEELAERLAMHLQSVYPEIQSVRLSVGPAAALPDALKPRPHTYRSAPAHEWRANSSRGEVALLSVKLADGSWLHSAARVRTRNILPPIALLIETVLIYLGVMIPLLLVIRQISKPLRQLNLRLEHAGLASGAPPLNPQGPDDIRSLIDSFNAAEQRVNAMLTEKDVMLGAIGHDLKTPLASLRVRIESVEDDDERTKMAATVDEMVHILDDILILARLGKSAEELVLTDVSALVEMVADELDGEGRLMVVESVEKCRAAVRPVLLRRALRNLMGNALQYGGKAQIVTMCDGNQLSITIDDQGPGLAPEQLTDLFEPFARAESSRNRASGGSGLGLTIARAIARAHGGDVALENRSEGGLRAILRISQKLG
- a CDS encoding cell wall hydrolase — translated: MLHQPFHTESAPLERKALPKRKRRLIGWREILLLAVAFLLLALLPSSAQWAWSVPSQPSTKDLLADAAERPSENFSGSAFYFLDPDVNAPAAPELKLANLAVTSGIVTDPSTLVSKADLSAFETNAAAAPFVMKAGTVDYGRALKCLTDAIYYEAANEPDAGQRAVAQVIINRMRHPTYPNSICGVIYQGSERATGCQFSYSCDGSMARTPARPSWLRAQRVAMDALSGSVYAPVGMATHYHATYVYPYWAPSLNFIGTIGAHRFYSWKGSAGRPSAFFRSHAGREPFPGPKPRAWNAETVPLLDPIQLQKQYEREFAAARMKAEAEAIAAAKAGLAGSSTGAASYADITPNRPSRAQSYAVPDYSADARAKGGDDAYAGGKLPTNGDVKNEYQASGSWKKQPSGI
- a CDS encoding class II 3-deoxy-7-phosphoheptulonate synthase codes for the protein MAANWAPESWRNHDGRQMPVYRDQAALQSTEETLRNFPPLVFAGEARSLTADLADVADGKAFLLQGGDCAESFAEFHPNNIRDTFRVLLQMAVVLTFASKLPVVKVGRMAGQFAKPRSADTETIGGVELPSYRGDIINDIAFEEAAREPDPARMIRAYSQAASTLNLLRAFSHGGYANLQQVHAWTHDFMGRSPWAKKFKDVADRIGEALAFMEACGITPETVPQIKGTSFYTSHEALLLPYEQAMTRQDSLTGQWYDTSAHMLWIGDRTRFEGSAHVEFLRGIGNPIGMKCGPSLEPDALLRMLDTLNPGRVPGRMTLITRYGHDKIEAGLPKLVRAVKREGHPVIWSCDPMHGNVIKAASGYKTRPFERILAEVRGFFAVHRAEGTFAGGIHAEMTGQNVTECTGGAIAITDEALADRYHTHCDPRLNAAQSLELAFLLAEMLNQEMADRAKQAA